Proteins from one Salaquimonas pukyongi genomic window:
- a CDS encoding AEC family transporter: MLAIFESLLPVFLLIALGAGLKAICLIEDAHWTGMERISYFVFFPSLLVHTLYNTDFAAIPASRSVAAYCIGLAAILAVALILRVPFRRLFGLDDPSYSSVVQGFIRWNAFVGLAIAEKIGGPAMFTVVALGIAVLAIPINIAAVSVVARLGSKSAEAGGTVRLVARNPLVIGTAIGLVLNFSGISLYAPFADAIELCSRVSLPMGLILVGAGLRFVLPRQAVAAAAATGALKLALVPLIYAGVAYGLGLRGEELIAIAVSGSVPTAMNGYLVARDLGGDAPLYAAIVTMQTIAAFFTIPLVVLTASYLAG, encoded by the coding sequence TTGCTCGCCATTTTTGAAAGCCTGTTGCCGGTATTCCTGCTCATTGCGCTGGGCGCAGGGCTGAAGGCGATCTGCCTGATCGAGGACGCCCACTGGACCGGCATGGAGCGGATCAGCTATTTCGTGTTCTTTCCCAGCCTGCTGGTCCACACGCTTTACAATACCGATTTTGCCGCCATTCCGGCCAGCCGCTCGGTTGCCGCCTATTGCATCGGGCTTGCGGCCATTCTGGCGGTGGCGCTGATCCTGCGCGTGCCCTTTCGCAGGCTGTTCGGTCTTGACGATCCTTCCTATTCCAGCGTGGTCCAGGGATTTATCCGCTGGAATGCCTTTGTCGGCCTTGCCATCGCCGAAAAAATCGGCGGACCGGCAATGTTCACCGTGGTGGCGCTCGGCATTGCAGTGCTGGCCATTCCGATCAACATCGCCGCGGTTTCGGTTGTTGCCCGCCTGGGCAGCAAGTCGGCAGAAGCGGGCGGCACGGTAAGACTCGTGGCGCGCAATCCGCTGGTCATCGGCACGGCGATTGGCCTTGTTCTCAATTTTTCCGGCATCAGCCTGTATGCGCCCTTTGCCGATGCGATCGAGCTTTGCTCGCGGGTTTCCCTGCCCATGGGGCTGATTTTGGTGGGCGCCGGACTGCGTTTTGTCCTGCCGCGCCAGGCGGTTGCCGCCGCTGCAGCGACCGGGGCGCTGAAGCTTGCCCTGGTGCCGCTGATCTATGCAGGGGTTGCCTACGGGCTTGGACTGCGCGGGGAGGAACTCATCGCGATTGCCGTTTCCGGTTCGGTTCCCACCGCCATGAACGGCTATCTGGTGGCGCGCGATCTGGGCGGCGATGCGCCGCTTTATGCCGCCATTGTGACAATGCAGACCATTGCCGCCTTTTTCACCATTCCGCTGGTCGTGCTGACGGCAAGCTATCTTGCCGGATAA
- a CDS encoding DUF6105 family protein yields the protein MVYVAGRRAFTHAGGERKAVTLRVILFLWFFPLVLFWGWFALSVNDWSFGFVMLSRELHDVVFDIYARTLGVERELLPGMIAGACAVDSALIMAIAAFRWRASWMPHLREMLASYWQDDPVDDSAPVNGNAYDGLTAAATVPAHPAE from the coding sequence TTGGTTTACGTTGCAGGGCGCCGCGCTTTCACCCATGCTGGCGGCGAACGAAAGGCGGTCACCTTGCGCGTTATTCTGTTTTTATGGTTTTTCCCCCTGGTTCTGTTCTGGGGCTGGTTTGCGTTAAGCGTGAACGACTGGTCTTTCGGCTTCGTCATGCTGTCGCGTGAATTGCATGATGTCGTCTTCGACATCTATGCCCGCACGCTGGGCGTCGAGCGCGAATTGCTGCCGGGCATGATTGCCGGAGCCTGCGCGGTCGATTCAGCGCTGATCATGGCGATTGCGGCCTTTCGCTGGCGCGCTTCCTGGATGCCTCATCTGCGCGAGATGCTGGCCTCCTACTGGCAGGACGATCCTGTCGATGACAGTGCGCCCGTCAATGGCAATGCGTATGACGGCCTTACAGCCGCTGCAACCGTTCCAGCACACCCTGCAGAATAA
- the ruvX gene encoding Holliday junction resolvase RuvX has translation MTTGKKATGNIISVEDLKALHKPGRRLLGLDLGTKTIGLAISDGLLTVSSAFYTIKRTKFTADVAELKKIAEKEGVFGLVLGLPLNMDGSEGSRVQATRAFVRNLAAHCDLPVLLWDERLSTVAAERAMLEADLSRKKRAEKIDAAAAAVILQGVLERLQRL, from the coding sequence ATGACAACAGGAAAAAAGGCAACTGGCAACATTATCTCAGTTGAGGATTTGAAGGCGCTGCACAAACCCGGCAGGCGCCTGCTCGGGCTTGATCTGGGCACCAAAACCATCGGGCTGGCGATTTCCGACGGTCTGTTGACGGTATCCTCCGCCTTTTACACCATCAAGCGCACGAAATTCACCGCCGACGTGGCCGAACTGAAAAAAATTGCCGAAAAGGAAGGGGTTTTTGGCCTCGTCCTCGGCCTGCCGCTCAACATGGATGGCAGCGAGGGATCGCGGGTCCAGGCGACGCGCGCTTTCGTGCGCAATCTGGCGGCCCATTGCGATCTGCCGGTGCTGTTGTGGGATGAACGGCTTTCCACGGTCGCCGCCGAACGGGCCATGCTGGAAGCTGATCTGTCACGCAAGAAAAGAGCGGAAAAAATCGATGCCGCGGCGGCGGCGGTTATTCTGCAGGGTGTGCTGGAACGGTTGCAGCGGCTGTAA
- a CDS encoding metal-dependent hydrolase, whose protein sequence is MKITWYGHSAFGVETGKAKILIDPFFFGPYEDEDKKNSAINGTTHVLLTHGHDDHIGDSLAICRQTGAMLVANFEICMYLVGQGLSDKQINPGNHGGTVDCGGFTTTFVQAVHSSSKQTGENGNNVYLGNPAGLVIHAANEKTLYHMGDTDIFGDMALINELHKPDVGIVPIGDRFTMGGAVAALACRRFFDFSTILPCHYASFPIIDQTADGFVAAMEGDAEKVKVLEAGGSIEV, encoded by the coding sequence ATGAAAATCACCTGGTATGGCCATTCCGCCTTCGGTGTCGAGACCGGAAAAGCCAAGATCCTTATCGATCCCTTCTTCTTCGGGCCCTATGAGGACGAGGACAAGAAGAACAGCGCCATCAATGGTACCACCCATGTGCTGCTGACCCACGGCCATGACGATCACATCGGCGATTCGCTTGCCATCTGCCGGCAAACCGGCGCCATGCTGGTCGCCAATTTCGAAATCTGCATGTATCTGGTCGGCCAGGGGTTGTCCGACAAGCAGATCAATCCCGGAAATCACGGCGGGACGGTCGATTGCGGCGGCTTTACCACCACCTTCGTGCAGGCCGTGCATTCTTCCTCAAAACAGACCGGGGAGAACGGCAACAATGTCTATCTGGGCAATCCTGCCGGGCTGGTGATCCACGCGGCGAACGAAAAGACGCTGTACCACATGGGTGATACGGACATTTTCGGCGACATGGCGCTGATCAACGAACTGCACAAGCCGGATGTGGGCATTGTGCCGATTGGCGACCGCTTCACCATGGGCGGGGCCGTGGCGGCGCTTGCCTGCCGGCGTTTTTTTGATTTCAGCACCATTTTGCCCTGTCACTATGCCTCCTTTCCCATCATCGACCAGACGGCCGATGGGTTTGTCGCGGCGATGGAAGGCGATGCGGAGAAGGTGAAGGTGCTGGAAGCCGGCGGCTCGATCGAGGTTTGA
- the gatC gene encoding Asp-tRNA(Asn)/Glu-tRNA(Gln) amidotransferase subunit GatC: MSVDLATVKRVAKLARIAVSDQEAEKMQGELNTILGFVEQLNEVDVSGVEPMTSVVSMEMKKRDDVVSDGNKADDIVANAPATEDHFFMVPKVVE, from the coding sequence ATGTCCGTTGATCTTGCCACCGTCAAGCGCGTCGCCAAACTTGCCCGTATCGCCGTTTCCGACCAGGAGGCAGAAAAGATGCAGGGCGAGCTCAATACGATCCTTGGCTTTGTCGAGCAGTTGAACGAGGTCGATGTTTCGGGCGTCGAGCCGATGACCTCGGTCGTTTCCATGGAAATGAAAAAGCGCGATGATGTGGTCAGTGACGGCAACAAGGCCGATGACATCGTCGCCAATGCACCGGCGACGGAAGATCACTTCTTCATGGTTCCGAAGGTTGTCGAATAA
- a CDS encoding GNAT family N-acetyltransferase: MIKELNAVMNPLSPPQFQFQMTAEQIDESDTTLFLARDGEGRALGMGALKVHDENMGEVKRMYTRPQARGKGVGWKLLQQVEALAAQKGLKELKLETGEAPGFEEAWKVYERSGYTVCGAFLDYPDSGWSRFYMKKLG, translated from the coding sequence ATGATCAAGGAACTGAACGCCGTCATGAACCCGCTGTCGCCGCCGCAGTTTCAGTTCCAGATGACCGCAGAGCAGATCGACGAAAGCGATACCACGCTGTTTTTGGCGCGGGACGGTGAGGGCAGGGCGCTGGGCATGGGTGCGCTGAAGGTGCACGATGAAAACATGGGCGAGGTCAAGCGCATGTATACCCGCCCTCAGGCACGCGGAAAGGGCGTTGGCTGGAAGCTGTTGCAGCAGGTCGAAGCCCTGGCGGCCCAAAAGGGACTGAAGGAGTTAAAGCTCGAAACCGGCGAGGCGCCGGGGTTCGAGGAAGCCTGGAAGGTCTATGAGCGCAGCGGCTATACGGTTTGCGGCGCGTTTCTCGACTACCCGGATTCCGGCTGGTCGAGATTTTACATGAAGAAACTTGGATAA
- the gatA gene encoding Asp-tRNA(Asn)/Glu-tRNA(Gln) amidotransferase subunit GatA, whose amino-acid sequence MTDLTKLTIAQSRDKMAAKEFTSAELTDAYLTAIDNANSAFNAYVTVTHDKARTMAKVSDERRAKGEAGALEGIPLGIKDLFGTKDVHTQACSHVLDGFRPKYESTVTQNLWDDGAVMLGKLNMDEFAMGSSNETSYYGPVINPWRAKGSNKDLVPGGSSGGSAAAVAAHLCAGATATDTGGSIRQPAAFTGTVGIKPTYGRCSRWGIAAFASSLDQAGPIARDVRDAAILLQSMASADDKDTTSVPLPEAHYEAAIGKSVKGMKIGIPAEYRMDGMPEEIETLWQQGIDWYRAAGAEIVDISLPHTKYALPAYYIVAPAEASSNLARYDGVRYGLRVDGKDIVEMYENTRAAGFGAEVKRRVMIGTYVLSAGYYDAYYLRAQKVRTLIKKDFETVFADGIDAILTPATPSAAFGVADQDMAADPVKMYLNDIFTVTVNMAGLPGIAVPAGLDHQGLPLGLQLIGKPFEEETLFQAANVIEDAAGRFEPEKWW is encoded by the coding sequence ATGACAGATTTAACGAAACTAACCATCGCTCAATCTCGCGACAAGATGGCCGCGAAGGAATTTACGTCTGCCGAGTTGACGGACGCCTATCTGACGGCCATCGACAATGCCAATTCGGCTTTTAACGCCTATGTCACGGTGACTCACGACAAGGCGCGCACAATGGCGAAGGTGTCCGACGAGCGCCGGGCAAAGGGCGAAGCAGGCGCGCTGGAAGGCATCCCCCTCGGCATCAAGGATCTTTTCGGCACGAAAGACGTCCATACCCAGGCCTGCTCCCATGTGCTTGACGGCTTCAGGCCGAAATACGAATCCACCGTGACACAGAACCTGTGGGATGACGGCGCCGTCATGCTGGGCAAGCTCAACATGGACGAATTCGCCATGGGTTCCTCCAACGAAACGTCCTATTACGGCCCGGTGATCAATCCATGGCGGGCAAAGGGTTCCAACAAGGATCTGGTGCCCGGCGGTTCATCGGGTGGTTCGGCGGCGGCCGTCGCAGCCCATCTGTGCGCAGGCGCCACGGCAACCGATACCGGCGGCTCGATCCGCCAGCCCGCCGCCTTTACCGGCACGGTGGGCATCAAGCCCACCTATGGCCGCTGCTCGCGCTGGGGCATTGCCGCCTTTGCCTCTTCGCTCGATCAGGCAGGCCCCATTGCCCGCGACGTGCGCGATGCGGCGATCCTGCTGCAGTCCATGGCCAGCGCCGACGACAAGGACACGACGTCCGTTCCCCTGCCCGAAGCCCATTACGAGGCAGCCATCGGCAAATCGGTAAAGGGCATGAAGATCGGCATTCCTGCCGAATACCGCATGGACGGCATGCCTGAAGAGATCGAAACGCTCTGGCAGCAGGGCATTGACTGGTACCGGGCAGCGGGCGCCGAGATCGTCGATATCTCCCTGCCGCACACCAAATATGCCTTGCCGGCCTATTATATCGTCGCCCCGGCGGAAGCCTCTTCCAACCTGGCGCGCTATGACGGCGTGCGCTACGGCCTGCGCGTTGACGGCAAGGACATCGTCGAAATGTATGAAAATACCCGGGCGGCAGGCTTTGGCGCGGAGGTAAAGCGCCGGGTCATGATCGGCACCTATGTGCTGTCGGCCGGTTATTACGATGCCTATTACCTGCGGGCCCAGAAAGTGCGTACCCTGATCAAGAAGGATTTCGAGACGGTCTTTGCCGACGGCATCGATGCCATCCTGACGCCGGCAACCCCGTCGGCAGCCTTCGGCGTCGCCGATCAGGACATGGCCGCCGATCCGGTGAAAATGTACCTCAACGACATCTTTACCGTCACCGTCAACATGGCAGGCCTTCCCGGCATCGCCGTTCCTGCCGGCCTCGACCATCAGGGCCTGCCCCTTGGCCTGCAGTTGATCGGCAAGCCATTCGAGGAGGAAACCCTGTTTCAGGCCGCCAACGTCATCGAGGATGCTGCGGGAAGGTTCGAACCGGAAAAGTGGTGGTAG
- a CDS encoding HalD/BesD family halogenase — protein sequence MTHHISSRYPITGLAFREQCKAAFDEAGALVLHGFLTPEAVEAVRAEGEAKIGEAYFCTTSHNVYLTQTDETLPGDHPFNRQVVSSKGLIADDQIGENSPLKAIYNDPGFTAFISHVTGEREVHPYADRLSAVNLHFAGEGQELGWHFDNSSFATTILIHKPQAGGRFEYVRDLRNSQKGEMNYEGVAAVLDGKIKPQSLDAEPGTLMLFRGRDSLHRVTPAEGAVTRMLAVLAYNSEPGISLSESAMRTFYGRTA from the coding sequence ATGACACATCACATCTCCAGCCGCTATCCGATCACCGGTCTTGCTTTCAGGGAGCAATGCAAGGCGGCGTTCGACGAAGCCGGTGCGCTGGTGCTGCACGGGTTCTTGACGCCTGAGGCGGTCGAAGCCGTACGCGCGGAGGGGGAAGCGAAAATCGGGGAAGCCTATTTCTGCACCACCAGCCACAATGTCTATTTGACGCAGACCGATGAAACCCTGCCCGGCGATCACCCCTTCAACCGGCAGGTGGTTTCCTCAAAGGGCCTGATTGCCGATGACCAGATCGGGGAAAATTCGCCGCTCAAGGCGATCTACAACGATCCCGGTTTTACGGCCTTCATCAGCCATGTGACCGGGGAAAGGGAAGTTCATCCCTATGCCGATCGGCTTTCGGCGGTGAACCTGCATTTTGCCGGGGAAGGCCAGGAGCTTGGCTGGCATTTCGACAATTCCTCTTTCGCCACCACCATCCTGATCCACAAGCCGCAGGCGGGCGGGCGCTTCGAATATGTCCGCGACCTTCGAAACTCGCAAAAGGGCGAGATGAATTATGAAGGCGTCGCCGCCGTGCTCGACGGTAAGATCAAGCCGCAATCGCTCGATGCCGAACCCGGCACGCTGATGCTGTTTAGAGGCCGCGATTCCCTCCACCGGGTAACCCCGGCCGAAGGTGCGGTAACGCGCATGCTTGCCGTGCTGGCCTACAATTCAGAGCCCGGCATCTCATTGTCCGAAAGCGCGATGCGGACCTTTTACGGCCGCACCGCGTAA
- a CDS encoding YjhX family toxin, with amino-acid sequence MDISRDEQRVLHLLAQGGRIEIIKQHRKITATVCFTREGWRYGGLDLELFRKLKRRRAIASRLGGPYRITRRGLELVRGQMDNR; translated from the coding sequence ATGGACATTTCACGCGACGAGCAGCGTGTCCTGCACCTTTTGGCGCAGGGCGGGCGCATTGAAATCATCAAACAGCACAGGAAGATCACCGCGACAGTGTGTTTTACCCGCGAGGGCTGGCGCTATGGCGGGCTTGATCTTGAACTCTTCCGCAAATTAAAGCGCCGGCGCGCCATCGCCTCGCGCCTGGGCGGACCTTATCGCATTACAAGGCGCGGGCTCGAACTGGTGCGCGGCCAGATGGACAACCGGTAG
- a CDS encoding MFS transporter produces the protein MVQRRIPLTVYRPARAGVQAFAVLAAFEAASRAVIISVFPVLLYRSLGNAQAVSEVYFGAGLVSLVVALFTPWLAGHVPRRFLYTGGIVVMIASNIAAALLGAPAAPFALLGNTVALVVMTVCFNAYVMDFIDRTSMGKNETARLLYSGLAWAGGPYLGVLLMDIWPQGPFWLAVVFCFALLAFFWYLRLGDGKVITRARSKPANPLAYLKRFAVQPLLVAGWAFSCLRSVGWQVYIVYLPIFAVENGLGEQLGGMMLSLSNALLFLAPLVLRFLVARSVRFAIQIGFGFSALFYFAAVGLAFLPYSAAAMATVATLFLSTVFLVVLDVAAGLPFLMSVKPSERTEMAAVYSTYRDVSAVVTPGAARLILVFAPLTAVFAATGAGLLACWFVAARLNPRLGKGHRPAA, from the coding sequence ATGGTTCAGCGCCGCATTCCGCTTACTGTCTACCGCCCTGCAAGGGCAGGGGTGCAGGCATTTGCCGTTCTGGCGGCCTTTGAGGCAGCCTCCCGTGCCGTCATCATCTCGGTCTTTCCGGTGCTGCTCTACCGCAGCCTGGGCAACGCCCAGGCCGTTTCCGAGGTCTATTTCGGCGCAGGGCTGGTCTCGCTGGTCGTCGCCCTGTTCACCCCCTGGCTGGCGGGCCACGTGCCGCGCCGCTTTCTTTATACCGGCGGCATTGTGGTGATGATCGCCTCCAACATTGCCGCAGCGCTTTTGGGCGCCCCGGCAGCCCCTTTCGCGCTGCTGGGCAATACGGTGGCGCTGGTGGTCATGACGGTCTGTTTTAACGCCTATGTCATGGATTTCATCGACCGCACTTCCATGGGCAAAAACGAAACCGCAAGGCTGCTTTATTCCGGTCTTGCCTGGGCGGGTGGGCCTTATCTTGGCGTTCTGCTGATGGACATCTGGCCGCAAGGCCCGTTCTGGCTCGCGGTCGTGTTCTGCTTCGCCCTGCTCGCCTTCTTCTGGTATTTGCGCCTTGGCGACGGCAAGGTCATCACCCGTGCCCGGTCAAAACCGGCCAATCCGCTGGCCTATCTGAAGCGCTTTGCCGTTCAGCCGCTGCTGGTTGCCGGCTGGGCCTTTTCCTGCCTGCGTTCGGTCGGCTGGCAGGTCTATATCGTCTATCTGCCGATTTTTGCCGTCGAAAACGGCCTGGGAGAGCAGCTTGGCGGGATGATGCTGTCGCTCTCCAACGCCCTGCTGTTCCTGGCGCCCCTGGTATTGCGCTTTCTGGTTGCCCGCAGCGTGCGCTTTGCCATCCAGATCGGCTTCGGCTTCAGCGCCCTGTTTTACTTTGCTGCCGTGGGCCTTGCCTTTCTGCCCTACAGCGCCGCCGCCATGGCAACGGTGGCCACACTCTTCCTTTCCACCGTCTTTCTCGTCGTGCTCGACGTTGCAGCAGGCCTGCCGTTCCTGATGTCGGTCAAACCTTCAGAACGCACCGAAATGGCGGCTGTCTATTCCACCTATCGCGATGTTTCAGCCGTCGTCACCCCCGGTGCGGCGCGCCTGATCCTCGTCTTTGCACCGCTGACGGCGGTCTTTGCCGCCACGGGAGCTGGCCTGCTTGCCTGCTGGTTTGTTGCTGCAAGGCTCAATCCCAGGCTTGGCAAGGGACACCGCCCTGCGGCATGA
- a CDS encoding trans-sulfuration enzyme family protein, whose protein sequence is MSEKSNMTGERTKAIHAGEAPDPATGASAPNIVMSSTYVTEQVAGFSAHDLEDDAPYLYARWANPSVDMLSRKIAAMEGTEACMCFASGMAAATAIFLCSLSSGDHVVVSDVSYAGVAELVRETLPRFGIDVTLADMSDLDAVRTAMRPNTRLVHVETPVNPIVRLTDLEAVCAIARQAGAKVSCDSTFASPMATRPASVGVDYVMHSATKYIGGHGDAVGGAVAGSKADIAALNLEAGIHHGGIMSPFNAWLIARGAATLPLRMKAHEETAQAVAQFLEDHPKVTRVIYPGLESHPQHDLAKRQMHNFSGMIAFQVGDAATGQATATRMASDLEIIHYAVSLGHHRSLIFWMETAGLMESSFRLEGKQLESYRAFAGDGIFRLSVGLEDAEDLIRDLDRVL, encoded by the coding sequence ATGTCGGAAAAATCCAACATGACGGGCGAACGCACCAAGGCCATCCATGCCGGCGAAGCGCCCGATCCGGCAACCGGGGCATCGGCCCCCAACATTGTCATGAGTTCAACCTATGTCACCGAACAGGTGGCAGGCTTTTCCGCCCATGATCTGGAAGATGACGCGCCGTATCTTTATGCCCGCTGGGCCAATCCGTCGGTCGACATGCTCTCGCGCAAGATCGCCGCGATGGAAGGCACCGAGGCCTGCATGTGTTTTGCCTCCGGCATGGCAGCAGCAACCGCGATCTTTCTGTGCAGTCTTTCGAGCGGTGACCATGTGGTGGTTTCCGATGTCAGCTATGCCGGGGTGGCTGAACTGGTTCGCGAAACCCTGCCGCGGTTCGGCATAGACGTAACACTCGCCGACATGAGCGATCTTGATGCGGTGCGCACCGCCATGCGCCCAAACACCCGTCTTGTTCATGTGGAAACGCCGGTAAATCCGATCGTGCGGCTGACCGATCTTGAAGCGGTCTGCGCCATCGCCCGGCAAGCCGGTGCGAAGGTTTCCTGCGATTCCACCTTTGCTTCGCCCATGGCGACAAGACCGGCGTCTGTGGGCGTTGACTACGTGATGCATTCGGCAACGAAATACATCGGCGGCCATGGCGATGCGGTCGGCGGCGCGGTGGCCGGCTCGAAAGCCGATATCGCGGCCCTCAACCTTGAAGCGGGCATTCATCATGGCGGCATCATGTCGCCATTCAACGCCTGGCTGATCGCCCGTGGTGCGGCAACCCTGCCGCTTCGCATGAAAGCGCATGAGGAAACGGCGCAGGCGGTTGCGCAGTTTCTGGAAGACCATCCCAAGGTGACCAGGGTGATTTATCCCGGCCTTGAAAGCCACCCCCAGCATGATCTGGCAAAACGCCAGATGCATAATTTCTCCGGCATGATTGCCTTTCAGGTGGGCGATGCGGCAACCGGACAGGCAACTGCCACCCGCATGGCGAGCGATCTTGAAATCATTCACTACGCCGTTTCCCTGGGCCACCATCGCTCCTTGATCTTCTGGATGGAGACCGCAGGCCTGATGGAATCTTCTTTCCGTCTTGAGGGAAAACAGCTTGAAAGCTACCGCGCCTTTGCCGGCGACGGGATTTTCCGCTTGTCAGTGGGACTGGAGGATGCCGAGGACCTGATCCGCGATCTCGACCGTGTTTTATAG
- the gatB gene encoding Asp-tRNA(Asn)/Glu-tRNA(Gln) amidotransferase subunit GatB, which yields MTLIDTRTPDPKRFIPGATGDWEIIIGLEVHAQVASNAKLFSGASTEFGAEPNHNVSLVDAAMPGMLPVINRECVAQAIRTGLGLKAQINHRSVFDRKNYFYPDLPQGYQISQFKDPIVGEGKIIISVGPDNKGQFEDIEIGIERLHLEQDAGKSIHDQHPTMSYVDLNRTGVALMEIVSKPDMRSADEAKAYITKLRTILRYLGTCDGNMEQGSLRADVNVSVRKPGGEFGTRCEIKNVNSIRFIGQAIEYEARRQIAILEDGGAIDQETRLFDPNKGETRSMRSKEDAHDYRYFPDPDLLPLEFEQAWVDELAKNLPELPDDKKNRLMAELGLTAYDASILVSEKAIADYFEQVAEGRDGKQAANWVINNLLGKLNETGQEIGESPVSPDQLGKILDLIKSGDISGQIAKELFDIVWAEGGDPGKIVEERGMKQVTDTGAIEAEVDKIIAANPDKAEQAKEKPNMAGWFVGQVMKATGGKANPQAVNKLVREKLGIEG from the coding sequence ATGACCCTCATCGATACCCGCACGCCCGATCCCAAACGCTTCATCCCCGGTGCCACCGGCGATTGGGAGATCATCATCGGCCTCGAAGTACACGCCCAGGTCGCCTCCAACGCCAAGCTCTTCTCCGGTGCTTCCACCGAGTTCGGCGCTGAACCCAATCACAACGTGTCGCTGGTCGATGCCGCCATGCCCGGCATGTTGCCCGTCATTAACCGCGAATGCGTGGCCCAGGCGATCCGCACGGGGCTGGGGCTGAAGGCACAAATCAACCACCGCTCGGTTTTCGACCGCAAGAACTACTTCTATCCTGATCTGCCCCAGGGCTATCAGATATCCCAGTTCAAGGATCCGATCGTCGGCGAGGGCAAGATCATCATCTCCGTGGGGCCGGACAACAAGGGGCAATTCGAGGACATTGAAATCGGCATCGAGCGCCTGCATCTGGAACAGGATGCCGGCAAGTCGATCCACGACCAGCATCCCACCATGTCCTATGTGGATTTGAACCGCACCGGTGTTGCGCTGATGGAAATCGTCTCAAAGCCCGACATGCGTTCTGCCGACGAGGCGAAGGCCTATATCACCAAGCTGAGAACCATCCTGCGTTATCTGGGCACGTGTGACGGCAATATGGAGCAGGGTTCCCTGCGCGCCGATGTCAACGTGTCGGTTCGAAAGCCCGGCGGCGAGTTCGGCACGCGCTGCGAGATCAAGAACGTCAACTCGATCCGCTTCATCGGTCAGGCCATCGAATACGAGGCCCGCCGCCAGATCGCGATCCTTGAAGACGGCGGAGCGATCGATCAGGAAACCCGGCTGTTCGACCCGAACAAGGGTGAGACACGCTCCATGCGCTCCAAGGAAGATGCCCACGATTACCGCTATTTCCCCGATCCCGACCTGCTGCCGCTTGAATTTGAACAGGCCTGGGTCGATGAATTGGCGAAAAATCTCCCTGAGTTGCCGGACGACAAGAAAAACCGCCTGATGGCCGAATTGGGCCTGACGGCCTATGACGCTTCCATTCTGGTTTCCGAGAAGGCGATTGCCGATTATTTCGAGCAGGTGGCCGAGGGCCGTGACGGCAAGCAGGCCGCCAACTGGGTCATCAACAACCTGCTCGGCAAGCTCAACGAAACCGGACAGGAGATCGGGGAAAGCCCGGTTTCACCCGATCAGCTAGGCAAAATCCTCGACCTCATCAAGTCGGGCGACATTTCCGGCCAGATCGCCAAGGAACTGTTCGACATCGTGTGGGCGGAAGGCGGCGACCCGGGAAAAATTGTCGAAGAACGCGGCATGAAGCAGGTTACCGATACCGGCGCCATCGAGGCCGAGGTCGACAAGATCATCGCCGCCAACCCCGACAAGGCCGAACAGGCGAAGGAAAAGCCCAACATGGCGGGCTGGTTTGTCGGACAGGTGATGAAGGCGACCGGCGGCAAGGCCAATCCCCAGGCCGTCAACAAGCTGGTGCGCGAGAAGTTGGGTATTGAGGGCTGA
- a CDS encoding GNAT family N-acetyltransferase produces MASQVFIRTASKRDLAAIRQLLIETWHATYEPIIGADKVDEITAIWHSPEALESRLSAPNSEFLVADTGSEITAMAFASQDGKVIDLQQLYVSPAHQGSGIGTKLIRELLSCFIGAETMRVQVASANTGAVGFYTAFDFASDGSDPVREEATGMDHVTLLLDIPEQHRWNAL; encoded by the coding sequence GTGGCATCCCAGGTCTTCATCCGTACAGCTTCAAAACGCGATCTTGCAGCGATCCGGCAACTGCTGATCGAGACCTGGCATGCGACCTATGAACCGATCATCGGCGCGGACAAGGTCGATGAGATTACTGCCATTTGGCATTCGCCCGAGGCGCTGGAAAGCCGCCTCTCTGCACCGAACTCCGAGTTTCTGGTTGCCGACACCGGCAGCGAGATCACCGCCATGGCCTTCGCCAGCCAGGACGGTAAGGTCATCGACTTACAGCAGCTTTATGTCTCACCGGCGCACCAGGGTAGCGGTATTGGGACGAAGCTCATCCGGGAGTTGCTGAGCTGTTTCATCGGTGCTGAGACCATGCGGGTTCAGGTTGCCAGCGCCAATACCGGCGCAGTTGGCTTCTATACCGCATTCGACTTTGCGTCTGATGGCAGCGATCCGGTGCGCGAGGAAGCAACGGGCATGGACCATGTGACGCTGCTGCTCGACATTCCCGAACAGCACCGTTGGAATGCGCTTTAG